A window of Candidatus Thermoplasmatota archaeon contains these coding sequences:
- a CDS encoding diphthine--ammonia ligase, whose product MRVSALFSGGKDSTYALYLLQQQGWDVMSLLTVVPKASDSYMFHYPNIRWTKLQAESMNIAIKYKESSGLKEEELRDVEALMAEEDTDGFVCGAIASDYQWSRLNEIAHRLGKPMYAPLWRKDQLTLLEDMVQAGFKFMIAGVYAEGFDEGWLGKVITSHSIKELEKLREKHRISVTGEGGELETFVLDGPNFSKSIQIEEAQTNWSRHSGNYTIKKASLEEK is encoded by the coding sequence ATGAGGGTTTCTGCTCTTTTCTCTGGAGGGAAAGATTCCACCTACGCGCTCTACTTGCTTCAGCAGCAGGGATGGGACGTCATGAGCCTCCTCACCGTGGTCCCCAAGGCATCTGATTCTTACATGTTCCACTATCCCAACATCCGTTGGACGAAGCTGCAGGCGGAGTCAATGAACATAGCGATCAAGTACAAGGAGAGCTCAGGGCTCAAGGAGGAGGAGCTCAGAGATGTCGAGGCGCTGATGGCAGAGGAGGACACGGATGGATTCGTCTGCGGTGCCATAGCATCTGACTACCAATGGTCCCGGCTGAACGAGATCGCTCACAGGTTGGGCAAGCCCATGTACGCTCCTCTCTGGAGAAAGGACCAGTTGACGCTCCTCGAGGACATGGTGCAAGCTGGGTTCAAGTTCATGATAGCCGGCGTGTACGCGGAGGGGTTCGATGAGGGCTGGCTAGGCAAGGTCATCACATCGCACTCGATCAAGGAACTCGAGAAGCTCCGGGAGAAGCACCGAATCAGCGTGACCGGCGAGGGCGGGGAGCTCGAGACATTCGTTCTCGACGGACCGAACTTCTCGAAATCGATACAGATAGAGGAAGCTCAGACCAACTGGTCCAGACACTCGGGCAACTACACGATCAAGAAAGCTTCGCTCGAAGAAAAGTAG
- a CDS encoding creatininase family protein: MSGKAGSKPVLYEELTSDSFAKIVKRKPLVIVPFGSVEEHGSHLPLCTDAFQAEEVANRVAVQFDAIVCPPVRYGDCRSTRNFPGTISLSFEAVQALACDIVSELARNGIDKVMLLTGHAGTTHMAALKLGAMRALEKNLRLKIMVLSDYDLAYELLGKKFPKDDGHGGEIETSRILNIRPELVAKSRPKGKSKPPEYMILPDPEKYFPAGIRGDTTRATAKKGKFVDDYVVEKLCELVVKNFGLKRV, from the coding sequence ATGTCGGGAAAAGCAGGAAGCAAACCGGTCCTCTATGAGGAACTCACAAGCGACAGCTTCGCGAAGATCGTGAAGAGGAAGCCATTGGTGATCGTGCCGTTCGGCTCCGTGGAGGAGCACGGCTCTCATCTCCCTCTCTGCACTGACGCCTTCCAGGCAGAGGAGGTCGCCAACAGGGTGGCAGTCCAGTTCGATGCAATCGTGTGTCCACCTGTTAGATACGGTGATTGTCGGTCGACCCGCAACTTTCCAGGGACGATATCGCTGAGCTTCGAGGCAGTCCAGGCTCTCGCCTGTGACATCGTCTCCGAGCTTGCGAGGAACGGGATCGATAAGGTGATGTTGCTCACAGGTCACGCTGGGACCACTCACATGGCAGCTCTGAAGTTGGGGGCTATGAGGGCGTTGGAGAAGAACCTTAGATTGAAGATCATGGTGCTCTCGGATTACGACCTTGCCTACGAGCTTCTGGGCAAGAAGTTTCCCAAGGATGACGGCCACGGAGGAGAAATAGAAACCTCAAGGATACTGAACATCAGGCCCGAGCTTGTCGCGAAGAGCCGGCCCAAGGGCAAGTCGAAACCGCCTGAGTACATGATCCTGCCGGACCCGGAGAAGTACTTCCCTGCCGGAATACGAGGCGATACGACTCGTGCAACAGCAAAGAAGGGTAAGTTCGTAGACGACTACGTCGTCGAGAAGCTCTGTGAACTGGTAGTGAAAAACTTTGGCCTTAAGAGGGTGTGA
- the rpiA gene encoding ribose-5-phosphate isomerase RpiA, whose product MLNLKEKAAREAVKYIEDDMVVGLGSGSTATIAIKLIGEMVQQAGMKIVGIPTSKESESIGRSAGIPIGELKAHTSIDITIDGADEVDPDLNLTKGLGGALVREKIVAACTNVEIIVVDESKIVERLGQKSPVPVEIIKFSHEATMHKLEKLGCTPQLRMKDGDRFVTDNGNYIADCRFVIIDDPKKLDMDINLIPGVVDNGLFIGLADKVIVASKSGTRILERQGIMKPRIT is encoded by the coding sequence ATGTTGAACTTGAAAGAGAAGGCAGCGCGAGAGGCTGTGAAATACATCGAGGACGACATGGTCGTAGGTCTCGGCAGCGGCTCGACTGCCACCATAGCCATCAAGCTGATCGGCGAGATGGTCCAGCAGGCCGGCATGAAGATCGTTGGTATCCCGACCTCAAAGGAATCCGAGTCTATTGGCCGGTCCGCAGGCATACCTATCGGCGAGCTGAAGGCTCACACGAGCATCGACATAACGATAGACGGCGCGGACGAGGTCGACCCCGACCTCAACCTCACGAAGGGACTTGGTGGAGCGCTCGTGCGCGAGAAGATCGTGGCTGCATGCACCAATGTCGAGATCATCGTGGTCGATGAATCGAAGATCGTCGAGCGCCTGGGCCAGAAGTCCCCGGTCCCCGTCGAGATAATCAAGTTCTCACATGAGGCTACAATGCACAAGCTCGAGAAGCTGGGATGTACGCCGCAGCTGAGGATGAAGGATGGCGATAGATTCGTCACCGACAACGGCAACTACATTGCAGACTGCAGGTTCGTCATCATAGACGACCCGAAGAAGCTCGACATGGACATCAATCTTATCCCGGGCGTTGTCGACAACGGCCTGTTCATTGGCCTTGCGGACAAGGTCATAGTCGCGTCGAAAAGCGGTACGAGAATTCTCGAGAGACAGGGAATCATGAAGCCGAGGATCACTTAG
- a CDS encoding ArsR family transcriptional regulator, with amino-acid sequence MTDKGLTKKDEMLVELLMRTGLSKNMAKTLVFLRKKEETTSVEIESATSLRQPEVSIAMQELRRRKWVSKRDIKKEGKGRPVHSNKLSIPFDKIIEIVESEERKKMESIESNIKQLKELAK; translated from the coding sequence ATGACTGACAAAGGGCTCACCAAGAAAGATGAGATGCTTGTCGAGCTTCTCATGCGCACAGGCCTGTCCAAGAACATGGCCAAGACGCTTGTTTTCCTGAGAAAGAAGGAGGAGACCACGTCCGTCGAGATCGAGAGCGCCACGAGCCTGAGGCAGCCCGAGGTGTCCATAGCGATGCAGGAGCTGCGGAGGAGGAAGTGGGTCTCGAAGCGCGACATAAAGAAGGAGGGCAAGGGTCGCCCGGTCCACTCCAACAAGCTCTCGATACCCTTCGACAAGATCATCGAGATTGTCGAGTCTGAGGAGCGGAAGAAGATGGAGTCGATAGAGAGTAATATCAAGCAGCTCAAAGAGCTCGCTAAGTGA